GGAGTTGCGAGCCGGCGGCGCGCGCATCCTCCCCTTGACCGCGGACTTGACCAATGAAGGCCAAGTGCGCGAGGCGGTGGAGCGGGCGATAAAGGAATATTCAAGAATCGACATCCTGATTAACCTGGCCGGGGGTCTGACCCGCTACAAATCCGCGGTGGAGCTGAGTCTGGAAGACTGGATGCATGAGATGCGCAACAATTTGCTCAGCGCTTTTCTGGTGTCGCGAGAGGTTTTCCCGCGCATGCGCGACTCGGGGGGCGGTGCGATCATCAACTTCGCGCGTGCGGGAAGCCCCCAGGCCAATATGGTGGCCTATAACTGCGCGAAGGCGGGAATCGAAGCGCTGACCCGTACCCTTGCCCTGGAAGGACGAGACGCCGCAATCCGGGTCAATGCCATAGCGCCCGGCCTGGTCGATACGAAATCCAATGTTGAGGCGATGAAACCTAAAGACCTGAAGAAGTGGACCAAACGTCAGGACATCGCTGCAGCGGTGGTTTTCCTCGCGTCCGATGCTGCCTCGGGAATCACTGGCCAGGTCGTTCCCGTGACGGGCTGGGGGATATAGGAACCGGCGCTTGGCCTCGTTCCTGGTGGCGGCGGTAGCCAGCGGCGGGTTGATTCGCGATGGTCTGCGATAAGCGGCGCGCCGGGCATTCGGCAATTCATATCCGCGTCTCAGCAATTCGTCCGTAAGTCGGCTTGTCCAGCGCTCGCATATCAGCATCGACGCCGAGCTTGCGGGCGAGATGGCGATCGAGGAATTGATCGTCATCGCCGAACGCAGCGCCTCGTGTGAGGTGTATGGCCTGGTGAAGCGGCATGGCGGGCCCACTGACGGAGTTGTGGAACCCACACCAAAAGCGGCTTCTATCATGATAGCCGGCTCGCCACGCCACACGATGTAGTAACCTACGACGCCCGCTTCGGTTTGATCCTGACCGACCAGGAGAAGGGGGAGTTGGTCGAATATTTGAAGTCGCTTGGACTGCAAATCCGATGCTGATTGTTTTTCCGGTCGGGTGGATTTTCTCCCTGGTCATGGAGGATAAATGAGCGAAGTAAAAACGGAACTCGACGGGCCTGATCTCGCCCAGGGTGTGCCCGTTTCGACCGTTGCCGAGGGCGCCATGCTGCTCGGCCACACGCAGGGCAAACCGGTCATCCTCGTCCGTCGCGGCGAGGAGCTATTCGCCATCGGCGCCGTCTGCACGCACTATAACGGCCCGCTTGCCGAGGGCCTGCTTGTCGACGATACGGTTCGCTGCCCCTGGCATCATGCCTGTTTCAGCCTGCGCACCGGCGAGGCGCTGCGGGCGCCGGCGCTCAACCCCGTCTCGTGTTGGCGGGTCGAGCAGCGGGATGGTAGCGCTTTCGTCAGAGAAAAGAGCACCAGCCGGCAGCCGGCACCCGCAGCGTCGGGCATACCGGGATCGGTTGTTATCGTTGGCGGCGGCGCGGCCGGCAACGCCGCTGCGGAAATGCTCCGCCGGGAGGGTTACACAGGCCGCCTCACTATGCTGAGCGCGGACGAGTCGGTGCCCTATGACCGGCCGAATCTTTCCAAGAACTATCTTGCGGGCAGCGCGCC
The sequence above is drawn from the Burkholderiales bacterium genome and encodes:
- a CDS encoding SDR family oxidoreductase is translated as MTGILEGKVALVTGVSADGQVGQAVAKALAEQGTTLIIVARNEKNVEARAGELRAGGARILPLTADLTNEGQVREAVERAIKEYSRIDILINLAGGLTRYKSAVELSLEDWMHEMRNNLLSAFLVSREVFPRMRDSGGGAIINFARAGSPQANMVAYNCAKAGIEALTRTLALEGRDAAIRVNAIAPGLVDTKSNVEAMKPKDLKKWTKRQDIAAAVVFLASDAASGITGQVVPVTGWGI